The following is a genomic window from Malus sylvestris chromosome 7, drMalSylv7.2, whole genome shotgun sequence.
TTGGTTCAGTTGGCGACCTCAATCATCTTATTTCTGCTACCATGAGTGGCGTAACTTGCTGCCTTCGTTTCCCTGGTCAACTCAACTCAGATCTTCGCAAGCTTGCTGTTAATCTCATCCCATTCCCCCGACTGCACTTCTTCATGGTTGGGTTTGCTCCACTCACATCCCGCGGATCACAGCAGTACAGGGCCCTTACTGTTCCAGAGCTCACTCAACAGATGTGGGATGCAAAGAACATGATGTGCGCCGCTGATCCACGTCATGGACGGTATTTGACTGCTTCAGCCATGTTCCGTGGCAAGATGAGCACCAAGGAAGTTGACGAACAGATGATCAATGTGCAAAACAAGAACTCATCCTACTTTGTTGAGTGGATcccaaacaatgtcaagtccacTGTTTGTGATATTCCACCAACCGGTCTGAAGATGGCCTCGACCTTCATTGGCAACTCCACCTCCATTCAGGAAATGTTCAGGAGGGTGAGTGAGCAGTTCACTGCTATGTTCCGAAGAAAGGCTTTCTTGCATTGGTACACCGGAGAGGGAATGGATGAGATGGAGTTCACTGAGGCAGAGAGCAACATGAATGACCTTGTTTCAGAGTACCAGCAGTACCAGGATGCTACAGCCGATGAGGAGGGGTACGACtatgaagaagaggaggaagctcAGGaggaggcttgatcttggatctCGATTCTCATCTGTTCTCTGTTTTGCTTCAGTTATGGTGTGGATTTaattatggttttgttttttaattccTTATTTGGGGTTTGAATTGCTGGATTCTCGTCAGTTCTTCGGCCATTATTCAcgtgtttggtttttttttcattgtccTTAGTTTTTAGATGGTAGCAGTTCAGTGGTCCGAAAATATGTTTATTGAATGTGTTAATCGAGTCTGTGATATGAGGTTGGTGTTATGTAAACATTGTGATGATTAAAAGTGCATTTTGTTTGATGGTGGGTTTATTTCATGGCCTCTGTCTCTtgtgtttatctttgttttacaTTTAAGGGCTTGAAATTTTCTTGATGACTCAGGTAACTCGTCACAAAACGACATAATGTAGCATGTTTGGGGTCAATTTGTCAATAAGTTGGGTTGTTATCGAGTCATTCGTTAAGAAACCGTTAACAAGTTGAATTGTTATCgggtcattcgttaaaaatctaatAAGATATCGTTTGTCAGATTTTGACATTAAGTATGATAATTTTTTGCATGACTCGTAATCCGACACAAAACGATACGACCTATTAACGGATCGGGTTATTATTAAGTCACTTGTTAAGGTAACAAGTTTAACACAATACAACCCATTAATATATAATACAAACACGACCTATTTATCAGGCCTTAATTAGTACCATCGTTTGCATTGTATTCATGAATTATTGAATTGATAGAAAGtacgaaaaacaaaaacaaaaagatagaCAACATGTGAAATTCTGGAAAAGtgttaattttttgaattgTTTGCATGTGCTCACTGAGGCAAGCAGGTGCTGTGGGATGAAAGAAAGGCTGCTGGATTCTTTCTAGATAGGGTTTTCAGATTACAtacatttttcacaaaaatatgGGACTTTTTTTATACTTTGGTGTCAATAAAATTGTGTGTGTGATAGTCTGATCAAGTAGACTGTTCAAACTTCAAACCACACACAAACGGTCTAGCATTTACATTATGGTACGTACCTACGCGGAGGTCAACCGACTTCGTCCAACgttttgacacaaaaaaaaattcttattgGCCTGGCACCACGTGATTTCACTCAGTGCGAGCGTTGCCATAGTCATTCAACCATACTTTCTATTTCCTCGTCaatgttaattaatttattgtGGACTGTCGTTCAATAAACCCGTCTGATGAAGAAACTAGGGATGAAATGTTTAATCTGAGTGGTCCTCCTTTGAATGGAGTATGGGTGATTGGGTGGTGATGGAGGAGTAAGTTAAAATTAAAGCCATCATACTAAATACTAATGTGTGCTTTCAGTTGGGATGTCTCTATCGTCCGGGTCCCTGGGggccaaaccctaaacccaccAAAATGCCAATGCTTATCAATCAACGCAATTTGACAGACAAACTGGCGTGCTCAAAAGCATATGCTTGGGCAATGTCTTATTTAGTGAGTAAGAAATACGATTTAGTACACTAAATATCATAATACAAATGGTcgaattatttttttagttaagGTGTGTAGCCACATGGAATTTGGTGGGCTAATTTTCTTCAGAACTTTGTCTCTCATGGGCTCTGATGGACTATTTTTATAGGGGTGGTTTTTGTACtcatgatttttattttaaaattacatTGAGGaggaattaatgaaaaaaataagagaaCGATTGTAGAAGAGAAAATTAAAACAGTAAAATTCACTAAATTATTGTAGTAGTTAATGGATTCAAAACTTTCTCTGCTTTcaattattacaataatttccAATCAATTCCACCTCTTAATAATATTGTGATATTAATTTGTCCAACGTTTAGTACGATCAAACTACAAAGTTATCGGTGTGTCCGTTAAGTTAACCAATAcatattttcttttgaatacttttagttttcaaattaaTTTGTCTTAAATACATACTATCGTTCTACTTCTTAAATACTCTAAAGGAGAGGAAGAATTTAAACCCGAGTCATAGTAGACTGAAGAAATGTGTTCTAACCATTAGGGTAGTCTATCAATTGCCGttttcaaattaaatttaaatgttgACTTATGCCTCAGtactgtattttattttttagttttagcTTTCCATATACCaaactaaaaattattttttatcctCCCAAAAATGACGCCAACtcaagaaacaaacaaaacacataaaagcaaacaaacaaaacacataaAAGCTGTAGAAAAATATCTTTATTATCAAATCCATCCAAATATTAAAGCATACACAAGCTAGAAAACAATCTtgtatacacacatatatatctcACCTAATTAATCTAAGTTGTATTTCTGAATTCTGAGTtccatatatataatttaaataaCACATAATGATATTCTGGTGTAAATTATCAAGCCCGGCCGGAAACTCAGCCCTTAGTGCATGCATGCTGGTGTACTTAGAAAGGAGCCTGTGCTGGGGCAACCTCCACTGGTGGATAATCAGTTGCCAAGTTCACTGAGTTGATTGGTCCTGGTGCTGTCAATTTCGCGTTGATTGGTCCCGGTGCGACGTATCCAGAGCTACGAATCTCCGACATCTCTCGACGAGCATTTGCTCCTTGTGCTGCACATAGTGTTGGTAGAAATACACCTACAACCGAAACACAATACTTAATTAATGTTATTCCCATTAAGATTTTTTCGAAAACGTTTTGTTGCTTGACGTATGTTGTTAGATTGTGAATTGAACAATTATTCACGTTGATTTGTACGAATATGCAGTTTGAATTTACAGTCTAATTAACAATATATAGTTACCTTCACCAGCAGCAAGATTGAAGTAAAGGTCAACAATGTTGGGGCAGCTGCCGTAGCACTGAGGGGAGCAAAGTTTTTGTGTGAAGCTAGACTCCAGGAGAGAGTCTGATGAGATGCCGTAGGATTTGCGATCAAGCCCACAAGACTTGATGCACGTCTCGCTCTCGATCCAGTCCTTTAACTTATCGGCCTCAATTTCTGATGTTCGGCACGTGTACGCTTCCTCCCCGCTTCTTCTCACGTGCTTCTCAAGCACACAGCGTTTGCCGGACGATGACACCGCGAATGCGCATGCATCGTGGTCTAGATTCTCACATGTTATTCCTCCTGCAAGCATGCAATGTATTACATATTTTTTGCACATAATTGGCTAGTTATCTCGATAAATATTCGATAGATAACAGCATGTTTGATCAATATTGTTAGTTTTCAAGAAAGTTAAAAACCGACAACATTTACTAAacaagttttcaattttcaaaaaaaaaaaaaaaaaaaaaacaagaaaaacaaaattgaaaactgaaaacaaatTAATATCAAACCATCTAGTAATTAACACAAACAAACCTAGAGTGGCTTGGACACAAACGGCAAGGGAAAGAGCCAACACTGCGATGTTCTTCAAGCACATGGTAGAAGCCATCTGTAACTAGAACAGAAGAAGCTAGGGTTTGTGAACTTGAGCTAGAGAGATGAAGAGGAGGAGAAACTTGTATCGTGTGTTTGTGTAAATGCATGGTAGGGAGAGCCATTTTATATAATTGTAGGTTAACTGTAGCATATAGAAAGAGAAACATATagttaaattattaatttacaGATGGTGGTCGACTTTGAATATGTGAAAAAATGCACAGGAACCCTACTTTATATTTTAGTGGAGATATAGCGGAGTCCACAGGCGAAGCCCGTGTTCGAGAGGTTTCTCTATCTTGACCTTAACACCAATTTTAACTTACAAGTCAAATGTATATGTCGCAACTTCTTTCCTCCGCTATCAATGGCGTAGATGCATGgtttgtatgtatatatatcaaTGTACCAGCTGCTGAAGTATTCAGGTCATGGGAgattatgtatgtatatgcttaATTAACATAAGATACTTTTCAGTGTGCCGGAAACACAGACTAATACACCAaatgtcataatataagtggttGAAAATTCCTTTTCAAGTATTCAACCATTTATATTATGACAAATAATGTCCCAGACAGTATTCCTGATACACTAAAAATCTCTGTGTTAAGCAAGATAATTTATGAtgaacaaacacaaaaaccGTTTTTATCGATTTTAAATGTTACTAACTAAAATAAAGAGTTatgcaatttcaaaattcattttGACGAAAAAGCCTATTTCAAATTTCTATGATTGTATTAGTGAAGTCAATGGAGCTAACGTTCCTCACTATTTGATAACGACGCCTAAATGGCAAAAGGCACCCCATGTAAAACCAATCGatactttcttttcctttcagcAATAGTTCCAGTTCCAACGAACACAATCACAAAAAAgagtactatttttttttaaacaaacataatataTACATTAACGGAGTAGAAGAGTGAGTTAAACCTTACAATGAACTtgtcataataatgtggtttaacttCGCTTATGACAAGAATCAAACATAGGACATCTCagttacaagtaaagaggaacaCAACTAAA
Proteins encoded in this region:
- the LOC126629416 gene encoding tubulin beta-1 chain-like, giving the protein MREILHIQGGQCGNQIGAKFWEVVCAEHGIDSTGRYQGDNELQLERVNVYYNEASCGRFVPRAVLMDLEPGTMDSVRSGPYGQIFRPDNFVFGQSGAGNNWAKGHYTEGAELIDSVLDVVRKEAENCDCLQGFQVCHSLGGGTGSGMGTLLISKIREEYPDRMMLTFSVFPSPKVSDTVVEPYNATLSVHQLVENADECMVLDNEALYDICFRTLKLTTPSFGDLNHLISATMSGVTCCLRFPGQLNSDLRKLAVNLIPFPRLHFFMVGFAPLTSRGSQQYRALTVPELTQQMWDAKNMMCAADPRHGRYLTASAMFRGKMSTKEVDEQMINVQNKNSSYFVEWIPNNVKSTVCDIPPTGLKMASTFIGNSTSIQEMFRRVSEQFTAMFRRKAFLHWYTGEGMDEMEFTEAESNMNDLVSEYQQYQDATADEEGYDYEEEEEAQEEA
- the LOC126629417 gene encoding uncharacterized protein LOC126629417, with amino-acid sequence MASTMCLKNIAVLALSLAVCVQATLGGITCENLDHDACAFAVSSSGKRCVLEKHVRRSGEEAYTCRTSEIEADKLKDWIESETCIKSCGLDRKSYGISSDSLLESSFTQKLCSPQCYGSCPNIVDLYFNLAAGEGVFLPTLCAAQGANARREMSEIRSSGYVAPGPINAKLTAPGPINSVNLATDYPPVEVAPAQAPF